A part of Prolixibacteraceae bacterium genomic DNA contains:
- a CDS encoding arylsulfatase yields MMRRLALLLLVCFQFPLLGQQQMIPLDRTILPIKSPYHKHITVQDARNAKRPDAFNVNAPEGAPNVVIIMIDDAGFGTASPFGGVVPTPEMDKFASNALLYNQFHTTSLCSPSRQALKTGRNHHTCNQGAITEMATSFPGYTGQLPNNVSSIATILNYNGYSTAAFGKWHELAVWETSVSGPYDRWPNRQGFDEFYGFIGGETNQWSPALHHNFNQVDPPNEPGYHLMNDMTNQAIKWVKKQYAITPSKPYFIYFTPGAVHAPHHVPQSYIDKQKGRFDKGWDAIREEIFENQKRLGVIPQNTVMPPKPKDIKDWGALSDKEKKLFARQAEVFAAFLDMADHEIGRLIDNLPNPDNTLIFYLTGDNGTSAEGGMNGLYNEFIFFNNQQKMNTVDFMMRYYDQWGSPSTYPHMAAGWAVAFDAPFKWTKQIASDYGGTRNGLMIRWPKKMQPKHELRSQWHHIVDIAPTILEACNLPEPTTVNGIPQIPMAGTSMIYSFKDRDADSRRTIQYFEMMGNRGLYYDGWMAGTVHSVPWAAKPENSFEEDKWFLYHVEEDFAMAKDLSTQYPERLERMKELFANEAVRYNVYPLDDRKVERLNPAIAGRPSLMLGRKSLTLGDGMTGISGNNFLNIKNRSHEIIAEIETNKAANGVILQQAGRFGGWAFYTLKGKLAYTYNFLGVKDFTVVSKKKIPKGKVEVKMEFKYNGPGYGKSGVATIYINGKKVGSVKVDETQGIAFSGDESVNVGCDKETMVTPKYTRESSVFNGRVNYVTTTLK; encoded by the coding sequence ATGATGAGAAGATTAGCTTTATTACTATTGGTTTGTTTCCAATTTCCTTTATTGGGACAACAACAGATGATTCCATTAGATCGAACTATTTTACCTATCAAGAGTCCATATCATAAGCATATAACGGTGCAGGATGCTCGTAATGCGAAACGTCCAGATGCTTTTAATGTGAATGCTCCCGAAGGGGCACCGAATGTGGTTATCATTATGATTGATGATGCTGGTTTTGGAACAGCTTCCCCCTTTGGTGGTGTGGTGCCGACACCTGAGATGGATAAATTTGCATCGAATGCATTATTGTATAATCAGTTTCATACCACTTCGCTTTGTTCTCCATCAAGACAAGCTTTGAAGACGGGAAGAAATCATCATACCTGTAATCAAGGGGCTATTACAGAGATGGCAACTTCTTTTCCTGGTTATACAGGACAGTTGCCAAATAACGTAAGTTCTATTGCAACGATTCTTAATTATAATGGATATAGTACTGCTGCTTTTGGAAAGTGGCATGAATTGGCTGTATGGGAAACTTCGGTTTCTGGTCCATATGACCGTTGGCCTAATAGGCAAGGGTTTGATGAGTTTTATGGTTTTATTGGAGGGGAGACCAATCAATGGAGTCCTGCATTACATCATAATTTTAATCAGGTTGATCCTCCCAATGAGCCTGGTTATCACTTGATGAATGATATGACCAATCAAGCAATTAAATGGGTGAAGAAGCAATATGCTATTACTCCTAGTAAACCATATTTTATCTATTTTACTCCAGGTGCTGTTCATGCTCCACACCACGTACCACAATCCTATATCGATAAACAAAAAGGACGATTTGATAAGGGATGGGATGCGATTAGAGAAGAGATTTTTGAAAATCAGAAGCGATTAGGAGTTATTCCTCAGAATACTGTAATGCCACCCAAACCAAAGGATATTAAAGATTGGGGTGCTCTTTCTGATAAAGAGAAGAAGTTGTTTGCTCGTCAAGCAGAGGTCTTTGCTGCTTTTTTAGATATGGCAGATCATGAAATAGGGCGATTGATTGATAATTTACCCAATCCCGATAATACATTGATCTTTTATTTGACTGGAGATAATGGAACCAGTGCGGAAGGTGGAATGAATGGTCTGTATAACGAGTTTATCTTTTTCAATAATCAACAGAAAATGAATACGGTTGATTTTATGATGAGATACTATGACCAATGGGGTAGTCCATCTACATATCCTCATATGGCGGCTGGTTGGGCTGTAGCTTTTGATGCTCCGTTTAAATGGACAAAGCAGATTGCTTCTGATTACGGCGGAACGAGAAATGGGTTGATGATAAGATGGCCAAAAAAGATGCAGCCAAAGCATGAATTGCGTTCCCAATGGCATCATATCGTAGATATAGCTCCAACGATACTTGAGGCTTGTAACTTACCTGAACCGACAACTGTGAATGGTATTCCTCAAATACCAATGGCAGGAACAAGTATGATATATTCATTTAAAGATAGAGATGCAGATAGTAGACGCACGATCCAATATTTTGAGATGATGGGTAATCGTGGCCTCTATTATGATGGCTGGATGGCCGGAACTGTACATTCTGTGCCATGGGCAGCAAAGCCTGAAAATTCTTTTGAAGAGGATAAGTGGTTCTTGTATCATGTTGAAGAGGACTTTGCTATGGCAAAGGATTTATCTACCCAATATCCTGAAAGATTAGAAAGGATGAAGGAGCTGTTTGCCAATGAAGCGGTGAGATATAATGTCTATCCTCTAGATGATCGAAAAGTGGAGCGACTCAATCCTGCTATTGCTGGTCGTCCTTCTCTTATGTTAGGGCGTAAGTCCTTAACTCTAGGAGATGGAATGACAGGTATTTCAGGAAATAATTTTTTAAATATAAAGAATCGCTCTCATGAGATTATTGCCGAGATTGAAACAAATAAAGCTGCCAATGGTGTTATTTTACAGCAGGCTGGTCGTTTTGGTGGATGGGCTTTCTATACGCTTAAAGGGAAATTGGCCTATACCTATAATTTCTTGGGGGTGAAGGATTTTACCGTAGTATCGAAAAAGAAAATTCCGAAAGGTAAGGTTGAGGTGAAGATGGAGTTTAAATATAATGGCCCAGGTTATGGCAAAAGTGGTGTTGCAACCATTTATATCAATGGAAAGAAGGTAGGAAGTGTGAAGGTTGATGAGACTCAAGGTATTGCTTTTTCTGGAGATGAGTCTGTGAATGTAGGCTGTGATAAAGAGACGATGGTTACACCAAAATATACAAGAGAGAGTAGTGTGTTTAATGGAAGGGTCAATTATGTGACTACGACATTGAAATAG